The genome window CTTTGTCGCTATAATCCTGTGTGCTTGCACGATTTATGGATGCAATCATGAATTATAAGCAATGAAGCCCTACTGTACTTTGCCAGGTATGCGGCCAAATATGGGAGAGCGTTCGGGAATCACGTGCCTTTGTTGACCAGTCGTAAATCCTCACTGATGACTTCAAGAGGTAATTCATGCTCCATGGTTACAAATGATGACGAAATAATGGTCGTTAGGCTCCAGTCAATGGTGCCTCCCCGCCGCGCGCCGAGAGCCGTGCGTGCAGAGAGCGCCATCTTCCGGACAGAGGCGGGACTGCGGCGCCGGGACGCGCTGTCAGGCCCGGCGGTCATCCATCATTTATGTAACACACCGATAATGTGGGCCGCAAAAGGCTCAGGTAACACGTAACGGAGACGTATCAGCCACAATGTTGGCGTTTTAACGCGCTGCGCATCAAACAAAAATTAATATGATATTTAAGCTGGGTTTGTGACATTTTATGGGTTAACTGTAACATCAGGAGCCCTTTCAGTCCTGATaatcagaataaaagctgggatcATTCTCTGGGAAACGAACGACGCTACAAATTTTCCAATATACATCAAAAAGCCTTTATTTGTATGTACAATTTCCTAAACAAAAATATTGCACACAATATCCAGATGTGCATTGAACACAGGTGAACAATAAATAACATGTAACATTTGTTCTCTGTACAAGTCGAACCGTCGATGGCACAGCTGTAAACAACGAGCCTAGACTATCAGAACAACTACACCACAAGATGGACAGTGAAAGGACGAAGCCTCCTTTAATGTCACGTGAAAACCAGAAgcatgataataataataattatagtcataattttaataataataataaaactcaGTAGGCCTATACGATAATGAGGTAACAACATCGTCCAAAactaaatgctaaaaattatttacattttggCGGATTTTGCATAGTCCCCTAAATAAAGACACGAGCACAAGGACAAACAGAGGAGGACCTGATTTTAACCTAATGCGGACATCATCACCGTGCAGATGCTGAAATAAAGTCTATCACTCTACACGTCTCTAACATCAGATTTGCAGGACTGTATCTACAaagaaataatacattttattttagcaGTGCCGTTCCCTCATTGTCCTCTTTAGCTTTTCTtctccgcctgctcctcctcctccggcgtCTTTGACGGATTGAGGAGCTTGTTCTCCTTTTTCCACTTCATCCtgcggttctggaaccagattttGATCTGTCTCTCCGTCAGGCACAGGGCGTGGGAGATCTCTATCCGGCGCCTCCTGGTCAGGTAGCGGTTGAAGTggaactccttctccagctccagagtCTGGTAGCGGGTGTAGGTCTGTCGTCCCCTGCGGCCACTGTTGCCAAAGGGACCTGGGAATAGACAAGAATgcatcaattaataattaaatactaGTTGAGAAGTGAATTTCTAAAGTGTAGGAGAAAAGTCTACCTGAAACTGAACTCAAAATCTGTAGGAGTGTATCTGGAAAAATACAATCACATAATAATTCAGTGTATTACATCTACAAATCAAGTTTTATGATATTTAATGTAGTGCTCTCTGGTGTAATTACGCACTAAACGTACTTAATTGACTGTATTAATTTTCCTCTATAATCTATTGAAATCTGTGGGTGGCGCTCAATCGCtcatattaatttaaaaaacacttcAACAGTAGCGCTGTATTTTCCATTAATGCCTTCTTTGTGCTCGTGTCACGTCTCACAGCGACTTCATAATTCATCTACAACAAAATACTACTAAACAACAGATATAGTAGATTATGTGGCAAAACGTGGCTTCTGTAACGTGACAGACATTCTATACTAGAAACGTGCATACAGCCAGATGTTGGCTGCGCaactgatttactgtaaattgtaaatatttcagattttttAGTATCATTGGTCTTTTCAAAAAGTCCCTTTTATTCTGAGAGGAGCCGTCAGAAGGTGCCATGTGACCGGAGCGAAGAACTTTAAGTTGGGAGATGCAGGCCCAGTTTGTTTGTGcacgtatgtgtgcgtgcgtgcgcgtgcgtgcgtgcgtgcggtcgCGTATGTACAGTGTACGGTGCTGCCGTAGCGGCTGAAGCGCCCGACGCTGACGCGTAGTCGTCGCGCGCTACAGAATAAAACCACGCTTTACAAAAAATCCCCCCGTTTCCCGACTGTGCCGCCAAATACGCCGAAGTTTCCCCGCGTGTCTCCGTGGGGCTCGGGACGCCCACTTCGCGCTCGTTCACCCCCGGGCAACGCAGTGAAACGTGCACTCACCGGCGGAGCAGGCGTTCATCCTCTGCATCCACGGGTAGATCAGCGTGGAGGACTTGTCGTCGACGCTGCCGCTCATGCTGACAGCCGCGTCCGGACACTCCGCTTTGCGCTGCTGATGCTCCTGAGCCACGAACAGAGGCTGGTCGTCGCGGCCGGAGAAGGCGCACGAGCCCTCGGCGTCCTTGTAGAAGGTCCCGACCGGGTTGTAGTCGCACGCGGCGCCGCCACCGCGGCCGTAGAtggccgcggccgccgcgccCGTCTGCTGGTAGTAGGACGCCGGGTAAACCTTGTCCTGCACGTTGCCCGCTCCATATGTGGCCGCGTTGGAGTAGTGTCTTAACGGATCGGTGTATCCCGAGGAATATAACGGTATCTGACCCAGGAGAGAGTCCTGTCCTCCCGGTAGGGACACGGGAAAAGTTGAGTTAACAAAATAGGAACTCATTGGGTGGACAACAGGGTGTATATACTCCGGAGGAATATGATTTGTTGTCTTTTATAGTCCAAGTGGTTTTGCCATTACTTTATCGGAGATTTGGTTTTTGCTGAAAGGGGGGGTTGTGAGGTGCCACTGAATACAGAGGGGAAGTGTACCATCTGATCAACCTCTGGCCAATCACCGCCGTCTGTGTTTGCACTATTGCACCCATGGGGGGCTCTTGTTGCGCGCAGGGGTCCCCGGTGAATCGCAATGAAGCGCTCAAGCCTGTCGGTCTTTACGCACGCTCACGTACACACGCAGAGAGATGCTGCGAGCCCAAGGAGCACATAGAGTCCGAAGCCCAGTCACTGCTGCGCGCGAGGTGGGGATGAAATAACAAGCGGCTCTTTTTATGCAAATTGAGTCCATGTGAAGCGCAAACTCTGCCCCCGCACACATGCAACGCACAAAAAATTCCACTTTGCATTTTCCGCATCTGGGCACAAACTACCGGGAACCTGTGTCCTCCGCGCCTCTCCCGTCTCTAAGCTTCACTTCCATCTACTGTaactaacaaacacacacataaaccacCGTGTTCTTAATGCGGCTGCCAATAATCCCATTGTACGCGTGAGGTATCACTAATCGAAGCCGGAACACTGtcaataatgtttattttgctCTTTAAAAAGGTGCAAGTGAGCGCGTCCTGATCTCTGATACAACTGTGATGAAGTCGCGCAGAGAGCAGAAGGGGGAGCGTTATTAccttcaccatcatcatcatcaccttcacCTACCGTGATCAAGTGGACGCTAATGCCGCTATTGTGTGGAAACGGTGTAAGTACAATGTAAGCAGTGAGGAATTTATCCACCTGGTAAGAACTTTAGTCACAATTAAACAGGCGGAAACGTGAATGTTACTGTTGAAGCTCATAAAttaattctttaaaaaaatcttaaaaACTGAGTCCAGTCAAACGTCGTTTGTGTAGTTATTTAAATCTATTTCGTGTAAAAGTGTACGAAGCGTTAAATTAATGGTCATCCTTTGTTTAATCTGTATTATTTCATTAAGACAGATTTAACCCAAACAACCTCCAACCTTAGAAAAATGCGTTTTACGAGTCGTAAAATTAAAAGGTGTCGTTCTAAAACAGTTTATATCAAAAGTTTAACCAACTGATGTATAACATTGTATTAAATTATACAGACATGAACGTCAACTCGCACACAAACGCAACTGCCCGTTTTTCGTCTTATTTTTGCGTAAGCTTCATTACGCTCTTGATGTAAATGTGGACACACAACCAAATTTGTAGGTTTCGAATTAAGAATCAATAAATTTATTAATTCATATTTATTCACTAAGTGTGAATAAACAAACTGTGACGACTCTCATCATCATGACTGCAGCCAGTGCAACAGCCTGATGACAGTCTCTGCATTTGGAAAGTGCAAACAACCCAAATGAATGCTGCTGCGGCGCGTGATGATCCACAGCGTTAAATAAGCACCACAGGAGCTGCACATGCGCCAAAACTGAAACAGCAGAGAATCATTCATTTCGATCAAAATGGTCCAACTCAGGCAAACGTTCAATCTGCAGGAGTCTGAGGTCAAACTAAACGAGAGATGAATGCTCGGCAGCAGAACACGTTACGCAACAAACCAAATTCAAACACAAAACGGAATAAAATCCGCCAGTAGAGAACAGACAGCTCAGCTCTCGGCTGCACGTGAACAGGCCTCGCATGGTCAGCAtccttatcatcatcatcatctggcCTTCAGCGGAACCCGATCATGTAACAGCCAATGAACCCCCACAGGCCTCAGACGCGCTCCCTCTGACTCGCGTCTTTGTCCAGTGTTGTCGTGGGCGCTttgagacgctgcagcagctcacggGTTAAAGCAGCAACTGGTTGCGCATAGCTCAACGCCGTGGACTGGATAATTGCCATTTCTTGCAGACTAATCTTCCCTATTTCCAGTAACATAAACATCAGGCCCACGGTGACAGTTCAGCCACAACAGAGCCGCCGCAGCGCGCCGCACGCCGACTTAATCGCTGGCGTATTAGAAACGGTGCCCTTACCTTTGTTGATAATCCATCATTTCCTGCGTGGGTGCCACTCCGCCGGCGCTCCGCTCGCTTCCTCCCCGGATTCCCCACTTTGTTCAAGTGATTTCATGAAAGTAATCCCAGCGCCATCCAGGGGTGCGCTCATCCTTCTTTTGCACCAACACACAGCTAAGTAGAGGCACATTAACGTGGCGCACGCGCCGAGGCATGGCACGGACGCTCTGTCGCCCGTGTTTGGGTAGAGTTACGCACAGGCGGCGGCCGGCGGCTCGCGACAGCGCTGCGCACACGCGCATTGCATATACAAAGCGCCAAGAAAAAGCTTGTGTTACTAGTGTTAAGTGGGTGACgctggaaaacagcagctgcaataTAACCTCATGGGAAATAAGTTCCCGTTCCTGCTGTCCACATGACCCGCAGCGACCAATCCCGGAGCCTGGCGAGTCGTAAACTTCGATGGCAAAGTTGTAAATTTTCATAAACAGCAGCCGTTTTGTGCTCCAGACGGGCGTCCTCATCGCCATCTTTATTTTCTCCACGGCCTGTGAATGTTCAAACGTGGTGGGGAAAAGCGCGAGGATGAGCACGTGTGAGCGGATGTCGTGAGGGTGACATTGTGCAGGATGCGCGCTTGGTTCTGCTCCAGCCTGTGGCCGTAGGTGTCTGCAGGTCTGTACCGCTTCATGTTGTCGTCGTCTGATGATGGGATTAAAGAGCTGAATACCAGACTAACGCCCGCGTGGCTTCACCTCCCGACCTCCAGTCTCTTTGTTTAAATACGTAAATAGGAgactaaaatatttttttggaTTTTGATTTGAGGCTAAAATATTTCTTGCATTTTGATTTGTCAAAATGGAGGATTTCCCTCAGTCACTACAGATCACTGCAGCAGTTAACACAAAAACAGGGGCCAAGGATGGAAATCCTGATTACAGACCTCAGGCGGGTCTTAAACCACGTATTCCATTACGAATACCAGCACTAAATTAAAACAGGAGCCTATGGTCACACGAGAAATACGCTCTCATTACTCTAAAAGTTTCAAAAACTTATTTAACTTATTTCCGTTTTAGTTAGTTTAAAATGGTCTTTTTCGGGCGACGTGGTGCTGATTTCCACAAACAACGAGCATTTCCGACATTTACAGACGCCATAAAACCATAAATTCCTGAGACGCAGCACAT of Betta splendens chromosome 19, fBetSpl5.4, whole genome shotgun sequence contains these proteins:
- the hoxb6b gene encoding homeobox protein Hox-B6b isoform X2 — protein: MSSYFVNSTFPVSLPGGQDSLLGQIPLYSSGYTDPLRHYSNAATYGAGNVQDKVYPASYYQQTGAAAAAIYGRGGGAACDYNPVGTFYKDAEGSCAFSGRDDQPLFVAQEHQQRKAECPDAAVSMSGSVDDKSSTLIYPWMQRMNACSAGPFGNSGRRGRQTYTRYQTLELEKEFHFNRYLTRRRRIEISHALCLTERQIKIWFQNRRMKWKKENKLLNPSKTPEEEEQAEKKS
- the hoxb6b gene encoding homeobox protein Hox-B6b isoform X1: MSSYFVNSTFPVSLPGGQDSLLGQIPLYSSGYTDPLRHYSNAATYGAGNVQDKVYPASYYQQTGAAAAAIYGRGGGAACDYNPVGTFYKDAEGSCAFSGRDDQPLFVAQEHQQRKAECPDAAVSMSGSVDDKSSTLIYPWMQRMNACSADTLLQILSSVSGPFGNSGRRGRQTYTRYQTLELEKEFHFNRYLTRRRRIEISHALCLTERQIKIWFQNRRMKWKKENKLLNPSKTPEEEEQAEKKS